Proteins from one Fusobacterium periodonticum 1_1_41FAA genomic window:
- a CDS encoding putative DNA modification/repair radical SAM protein, translating into MSKSIEEKLRILSDAAKYDVSCSSSGSSRKNTNNGLGNAAINGICHSWSADGRCISLLKILMTNYCIYDCKYCINRKDNDIERAILSPDEIVKLTINFYRRNYIEGLFLSSGIIKSADYTMELMIAVAKKLRLEEKFNGYIHMKVIPGASRQLINEIGLYVDRVSVNIEFAENTALKLLAPDKKATDISTSMGLIRKNMIENAEDKKIFKSTPSFIPAGQTTQMIIGASGESDYAILSRSENLYKNFDLKRVYYSGYVPVNKSGILVSTEQAVPMIREHRLYQADWLLRFYDFKADEILDEKDPFVDPLLDPKTNWAIKNSHFFPIEVNKASYRDLLRVPGIGVTSAKRIVMTRKYSTIRYEHLKKLGIVIKRAKYFITINGEFLGFKKENPELLRNTLMEKEKMVTEQLRLFNGL; encoded by the coding sequence ATGAGTAAGTCTATAGAAGAAAAATTAAGAATACTAAGTGATGCTGCCAAATATGATGTTTCATGTTCATCAAGTGGAAGCAGTAGAAAAAATACAAATAATGGCTTAGGAAATGCTGCTATAAATGGTATATGCCATTCATGGTCAGCAGATGGAAGATGTATTTCTTTACTGAAAATACTTATGACAAACTATTGTATATATGATTGTAAATACTGTATCAATCGTAAAGATAATGATATTGAAAGAGCAATACTAAGTCCTGATGAAATTGTAAAATTAACTATAAATTTTTATAGGAGAAACTATATTGAAGGACTTTTTCTAAGTTCAGGAATAATAAAAAGTGCAGACTATACAATGGAGTTAATGATTGCTGTAGCAAAAAAACTTAGACTGGAAGAAAAATTTAATGGCTATATCCATATGAAAGTAATCCCAGGAGCTAGTAGACAGCTTATTAATGAAATTGGCCTATATGTAGATAGAGTTTCAGTAAATATTGAATTTGCAGAAAATACTGCTCTTAAACTTCTTGCACCTGATAAGAAAGCCACTGATATTTCTACATCAATGGGACTTATTCGTAAAAATATGATTGAAAATGCAGAAGATAAAAAGATTTTTAAAAGCACCCCTTCTTTTATTCCAGCAGGTCAGACAACACAAATGATAATAGGGGCTAGTGGAGAAAGTGATTATGCAATACTTTCTAGAAGTGAAAATCTTTATAAAAATTTTGATTTAAAAAGAGTTTATTATTCAGGTTATGTACCTGTAAATAAATCAGGAATTCTTGTAAGTACTGAACAAGCTGTACCTATGATAAGAGAACATAGACTTTATCAAGCTGACTGGCTATTAAGATTTTATGACTTCAAAGCTGATGAAATTCTTGATGAAAAAGATCCTTTTGTTGACCCTCTTCTTGATCCAAAAACAAATTGGGCTATAAAAAATTCTCATTTTTTTCCCATAGAAGTAAATAAAGCTTCATACAGAGACTTACTAAGAGTTCCAGGAATAGGTGTAACGTCAGCTAAACGTATAGTTATGACTAGAAAATACAGTACAATAAGATATGAACATTTAAAAAAATTAGGAATAGTCATAAAAAGAGCTAAATACTTTATTACTATAAATGGAGAATTTTTAGGATTTAAAAAGGAAAATCCTGAACTATTAAGAAATACTCTTATGGAAAAAGAAAAAATGGTAACAGAGCAGTTAAGACTTTTTAATGGCTTATAG
- a CDS encoding DMP19 family protein, whose amino-acid sequence MKRKFINVTKEYIENLAPTDFCVELIQPAWETVNIYGSYEEYEESLKPYTTEQRYLLAMHWLGAEVDNGGFQQFLGNSTGIVWEDAYKGYQAIGSEKLAYLIEELIKVYGRNIPFDREERGNILESFSQEKLAEIDTITDLYYEIEEPEWRKVTLWVKANSEKFFIQAEINDYSR is encoded by the coding sequence ATGAAAAGAAAATTTATCAATGTTACAAAAGAATATATAGAAAACTTAGCTCCTACAGATTTTTGTGTTGAACTTATTCAACCTGCTTGGGAGACAGTGAATATTTATGGAAGTTATGAGGAATATGAAGAGTCATTAAAACCTTATACAACTGAACAAAGATACTTGCTTGCAATGCATTGGCTTGGAGCAGAAGTTGATAATGGAGGTTTTCAACAATTTTTAGGTAACTCTACAGGTATCGTTTGGGAAGATGCATATAAAGGATATCAAGCTATTGGCTCAGAAAAATTAGCTTATTTGATTGAAGAACTAATAAAAGTTTATGGCAGAAATATCCCTTTTGATAGAGAAGAAAGAGGAAATATATTAGAAAGTTTTAGTCAAGAAAAATTAGCAGAAATAGATACAATTACAGATCTATATTATGAAATTGAAGAGCCTGAATGGAGAAAAGTTACTCTTTGGGTAAAAGCTAACAGTGAAAAATTTTTTATTCAAGCTGAAATAAATGATTATAGTAGATAA
- a CDS encoding ATP-binding protein, which translates to MKESKELELKSTITNTFLKTVSAFSNYNSGKIIFGVDDNGKIIGLENIEELCLDLENKINDNISPKPDFKFIKDTKKNIITLIVEEGFNKPYLYKGKAYKRNDTSTVEVDRIELNRLTLLGLNQYYEELKARKQDLEFKVLTKELEEKLSLKDVSKDVLKTLNLYDDKIGYNNAAELFADNNTFSGTDIAKFGKNIDEILDRNLFINMSIISQFQKTSEVFNRYYKYEQILGSERIEKELIPEKAFRETIANALIHRTWDVNSNIRVSMYEDKIEISSPGGLPSGISEKEYLNGQISQLRNPILANIFFRLKYIEMFGTGIRRINESYKDYAVKPAFEIFENSIKITLPIIKTELFLTTDEKIIMDILEKGAILSSSEILKMTEFKKDKLNRLLKKLIQKNYIDIIGNGRGTKYLKK; encoded by the coding sequence ATGAAAGAAAGTAAAGAGCTTGAATTAAAATCAACAATAACAAATACTTTTTTAAAAACAGTTAGTGCTTTTTCTAACTATAATTCAGGAAAAATTATATTTGGTGTTGATGACAATGGAAAAATTATTGGTTTAGAAAATATAGAAGAACTTTGTTTAGATTTAGAAAATAAAATAAATGATAATATAAGTCCTAAACCAGATTTTAAATTTATTAAAGACACTAAAAAAAATATAATCACCCTTATAGTTGAAGAAGGATTTAATAAACCATATCTTTATAAAGGGAAGGCATACAAAAGAAATGATACCTCAACAGTGGAAGTTGACAGAATAGAATTAAATAGACTAACATTGTTAGGTTTGAATCAGTATTATGAAGAATTAAAAGCTAGAAAGCAGGATTTAGAGTTTAAAGTTTTAACAAAAGAACTAGAAGAAAAATTATCATTAAAAGATGTTTCAAAAGATGTTTTAAAAACTTTAAATCTATATGATGATAAAATTGGTTACAATAATGCAGCTGAACTCTTTGCTGATAACAACACCTTTTCAGGAACTGATATTGCAAAATTTGGAAAAAATATAGATGAAATTTTAGATAGAAATTTATTTATAAATATGTCTATTATTTCTCAATTTCAAAAAACTTCAGAAGTTTTTAATAGATATTACAAATACGAACAAATACTTGGCTCAGAAAGAATAGAAAAAGAATTAATTCCAGAAAAAGCATTTAGAGAAACAATTGCAAATGCTTTAATTCATAGAACTTGGGATGTTAATTCTAATATAAGAGTATCTATGTATGAAGATAAAATAGAGATTTCTTCGCCAGGTGGACTACCTAGTGGAATAAGTGAAAAAGAGTATTTGAACGGACAAATCTCTCAACTTAGAAATCCTATTTTAGCAAATATATTTTTTAGATTAAAATATATTGAAATGTTTGGAACAGGTATAAGAAGAATAAATGAAAGTTATAAAGATTATGCAGTTAAACCAGCTTTTGAAATTTTTGAAAACTCAATTAAAATAACTTTACCAATAATAAAAACAGAATTATTTTTAACGACAGATGAAAAAATAATAATGGATATTTTGGAAAAAGGTGCAATATTATCAAGTAGTGAAATTTTAAAAATGACTGAATTTAAAAAAGACAAGTTAAATAGACTATTAAAAAAATTAATTCAAAAGAATTATATTGATATAATAGGAAATGGGAGAGGAACTAAATATTTAAAAAAATAA
- the cobI gene encoding precorrin-2 C(20)-methyltransferase produces MTNKFYGIGVGVGDPEEITIKAINTLKKLDVVILPEAKKDDGSVAYEIAKQYMKEDVEKVFVEFPMLKSLEDRENARKENAKIVQKLLDEGKNVGFLTIGDTMTYSTYVYILEHLPEKYLVETVPGVSSFVDMASRFNFPLMIGDETLKVVSLNKKTNIEFELENNDNIVFMKVSRNFENLKQALIKTGNIDKIIMVSNCGKESQKVYYDIKDLTEDDIPYFTTLIVKKGGFEKWRKFSI; encoded by the coding sequence ATGACTAACAAATTTTATGGTATAGGTGTTGGAGTTGGTGATCCTGAAGAAATCACTATAAAGGCAATAAACACCTTAAAAAAATTAGATGTAGTTATATTACCAGAGGCTAAAAAAGATGATGGTAGTGTTGCTTATGAAATTGCAAAACAATATATGAAAGAAGATGTTGAAAAAGTTTTTGTTGAATTTCCTATGCTAAAATCTCTTGAAGATAGAGAAAATGCAAGAAAAGAAAATGCTAAGATAGTTCAAAAACTTTTAGACGAAGGAAAGAATGTTGGTTTCTTAACTATTGGAGATACTATGACATACAGTACCTATGTATATATTTTAGAGCATCTTCCTGAAAAATATTTAGTTGAAACAGTTCCAGGAGTTTCATCATTCGTTGATATGGCTTCAAGATTTAATTTCCCACTTATGATAGGAGATGAAACTTTAAAAGTAGTATCACTTAACAAAAAAACTAATATTGAATTTGAATTAGAAAATAATGATAATATAGTTTTTATGAAAGTTAGTAGAAACTTTGAAAACTTAAAACAAGCATTAATAAAAACTGGAAATATAGATAAAATTATTATGGTTTCAAATTGTGGAAAAGAAAGTCAAAAAGTTTATTATGACATAAAAGATTTAACAGAAGATGATATTCCATATTTTACAACTCTAATTGTAAAAAAAGGTGGATTTGAAAAATGGAGAAAATTTAGTATATAA
- a CDS encoding DJ-1/PfpI family protein — MKKICMYLMNGMADHEHGYLLTALSSQIKPKYEFCTVALTKEPIVTMGGLKIIPDYVLNEINKDDIIALILIGADIQLWLNKEQETILNLAVELLKRNILVAGICGATLGLASKGLLDERIHTSNIEFLLTNFVKSYKGIKNYKNDVVAVSDKNLITASSAGSLLWAKYILENLEIFSKTAIESWYKYYNLGISKYYIEFMEKISKEEDF; from the coding sequence ATGAAAAAAATTTGTATGTATTTAATGAATGGAATGGCAGATCATGAACATGGTTATTTATTAACAGCACTATCATCACAAATAAAACCTAAATATGAATTTTGCACAGTTGCTTTAACAAAAGAACCTATTGTTACAATGGGAGGATTAAAAATTATCCCAGATTATGTATTAAATGAAATAAATAAAGATGATATTATAGCCTTAATTTTAATAGGAGCAGATATACAACTATGGTTAAATAAAGAGCAAGAAACTATTTTAAATTTAGCTGTTGAATTATTAAAAAGAAATATTTTAGTTGCTGGAATATGTGGAGCAACATTAGGATTAGCTAGTAAAGGACTTTTAGATGAAAGAATTCATACAAGTAATATAGAATTTTTATTAACAAATTTTGTAAAAAGTTATAAAGGAATAAAAAACTATAAAAATGATGTTGTAGCTGTTTCTGATAAAAACTTAATTACTGCAAGTTCAGCTGGTTCCTTATTATGGGCTAAATACATTTTAGAAAATTTAGAAATTTTTTCAAAAACTGCAATAGAAAGCTGGTATAAATATTATAATTTAGGTATTTCTAAATATTATATTGAATTTATGGAGAAAATTTCAAAAGAAGAAGATTTTTAA
- a CDS encoding TIGR03915 family putative DNA repair protein — protein MANYYYDGSFDGLLTVIYMAYEDRENKMLRVNANTEQLILSLDGIHIVTDFSKARRVEKAICEKLSYNFLNNIRTCFLSYDKNKDTVIIHTVYKALKQGEEILNSLDEHAFYVNKLVKQVLNERHKYLGLVRFKEMKDGTMFSTIEPKNNVLPILISHFKNRMKREKFAIFDSGRKMIVYYDGEKAEIFFVESLEIEWSDEEIEYSKLWKTFHKTISIKERENKKLQQSNLPKYYWKYLVEDM, from the coding sequence TTGGCAAATTATTATTATGATGGAAGCTTTGATGGATTACTAACAGTTATCTATATGGCATATGAAGATAGAGAAAATAAAATGCTTAGAGTTAATGCTAATACTGAACAGCTTATTTTATCCCTAGATGGTATCCATATTGTAACTGACTTTTCTAAAGCTAGACGGGTTGAAAAAGCTATATGTGAAAAGTTATCTTATAACTTTCTAAATAATATACGTACTTGCTTTCTATCATATGATAAAAATAAGGATACTGTGATAATTCATACAGTCTATAAAGCACTGAAGCAAGGAGAAGAAATTTTAAATTCTTTAGATGAACATGCTTTTTACGTTAATAAACTAGTAAAACAGGTATTGAATGAAAGACATAAATACCTTGGATTAGTAAGATTTAAAGAAATGAAAGATGGTACAATGTTTTCAACAATTGAGCCTAAAAATAATGTTCTTCCTATCCTAATTTCTCATTTTAAAAATAGAATGAAGAGAGAAAAATTTGCAATTTTTGATAGTGGAAGAAAAATGATAGTTTACTATGATGGAGAAAAAGCTGAAATCTTTTTTGTAGAATCTCTTGAAATTGAGTGGAGCGATGAAGAAATAGAATACTCAAAACTTTGGAAAACTTTTCATAAAACTATCTCAATAAAAGAAAGAGAAAACAAAAAACTTCAACAAAGTAACCTTCCAAAATATTATTGGAAATATCTTGTTGAAGATATGTAG
- a CDS encoding bleomycin resistance protein, with protein sequence MKYNDLIPELVVSNINISRDFYVNMLGFKVEYEREEDKFIFLSLGNIQLMLEEGSEEELSQMEYPFGKGINFTFGVNNVDELYSKFKIKKNLLKRDIEVREFRVNDEIIYVKEFSIVDPDGYFIRISE encoded by the coding sequence ATGAAATACAATGATTTAATACCAGAGTTAGTAGTTTCTAATATCAATATCTCAAGAGATTTTTATGTTAATATGTTAGGCTTTAAAGTTGAATATGAAAGAGAAGAGGACAAATTTATATTTTTGTCACTTGGAAATATCCAATTAATGTTAGAAGAAGGTTCTGAAGAGGAATTATCTCAAATGGAATATCCTTTTGGAAAAGGAATTAATTTTACATTTGGTGTCAATAATGTTGATGAACTTTATTCAAAATTTAAAATAAAAAAGAATTTATTAAAAAGAGATATTGAAGTAAGAGAATTTAGAGTTAATGATGAAATTATTTATGTAAAAGAATTTTCAATAGTAGACCCAGATGGCTATTTTATTAGAATATCAGAATAG
- a CDS encoding DKNYY domain-containing protein: MKKILILIYFIFSISIIAEYYKKGNEVYYEGYDHKNGKFIDYNEKVEDVDLNSLEQINDFYARDKNRVYFRGKKTDIDRDYIQIVRLNLVKDRDFVYYEDKKLKVSPNDSLFVNRNVTNKSLPDINVGYGFYVKDFQNAYYVKIDEDRNIEEIKLEDANVDKLVSWNDILAKDGKNIYYYGKKIDYIDASTFDGRGFGYAKDKNNIYYDVTIVKNADYKSFKEIKGSISFAKDKYNIFYEGKIIEGADIKSFEPLKNGFSKDKYGYFYNEQRLEGINYEDIKDFMNTFGVDKKKVPGYKYK, translated from the coding sequence ATGAAAAAAATACTTATTCTAATTTATTTTATTTTTAGTATTTCGATAATTGCTGAATATTATAAGAAAGGTAACGAAGTCTATTATGAGGGTTATGATCATAAAAATGGAAAATTTATAGATTATAATGAAAAAGTTGAAGATGTTGATTTAAATTCATTAGAGCAAATAAATGACTTTTATGCAAGAGATAAAAATAGGGTATACTTTAGAGGAAAAAAAACAGATATAGACAGGGATTATATTCAAATAGTAAGATTAAATCTAGTAAAAGATAGGGATTTTGTTTACTATGAAGATAAAAAATTAAAAGTATCTCCTAATGATTCTTTATTTGTAAATAGAAATGTTACAAATAAAAGTCTTCCAGATATTAATGTAGGTTATGGATTTTATGTAAAAGATTTTCAGAATGCTTATTATGTGAAAATAGATGAAGATAGGAATATAGAAGAAATTAAACTTGAAGATGCTAATGTTGACAAATTGGTATCATGGAATGATATCCTAGCAAAAGATGGAAAAAATATTTATTACTATGGTAAAAAAATAGACTACATCGATGCTTCAACTTTTGATGGACGTGGATTTGGCTATGCAAAAGATAAGAATAACATCTATTATGATGTGACAATAGTAAAAAATGCTGATTATAAATCATTTAAAGAAATCAAAGGTTCCATAAGTTTTGCAAAAGATAAATATAACATATTTTATGAAGGTAAAATAATTGAAGGTGCAGATATAAAAAGTTTCGAACCACTTAAAAATGGATTTTCAAAAGATAAATACGGTTACTTTTATAATGAGCAAAGATTAGAAGGTATTAATTATGAAGATATTAAAGATTTTATGAATACTTTTGGAGTTGATAAGAAAAAAGTTCCAGGTTATAAATATAAATAA
- the cobM gene encoding precorrin-4 C(11)-methyltransferase: protein MEKYKEKVYFIGAGPGDPELITIKGQRIVKEADVIIYAGSLVPKEVIDCHKEGAEIYNSASMSLDEVIDVTVKAIKANKKVARVHTGDPAIYGAHREQMDMLDEYGIEYEVIPGVSSFLASAAALKKEFTLPTVSQTVICTRIEGRTPVPEKESLESLAKHRASMAIFLSVHMIDKVVETLATSYPMTTPVAVVQRASWPDQKIVLGTLETIEQKVKEAGINKTAQILVGDFLGNEYEKSKLYDKYFTHEYREAVKK, encoded by the coding sequence ATGGAAAAATATAAAGAAAAAGTTTACTTTATAGGAGCAGGACCTGGTGACCCTGAATTAATAACTATAAAAGGACAAAGAATTGTTAAAGAAGCCGATGTTATTATTTATGCAGGTTCATTAGTTCCAAAAGAAGTTATTGACTGTCATAAAGAAGGAGCAGAAATTTACAACTCAGCATCTATGTCTTTGGATGAAGTTATAGATGTTACTGTGAAAGCTATAAAAGCTAACAAAAAAGTGGCAAGAGTTCATACAGGAGACCCAGCAATCTATGGTGCTCATAGAGAACAAATGGATATGCTAGATGAATATGGAATAGAATATGAAGTTATTCCAGGTGTAAGTTCATTTTTAGCCTCTGCAGCTGCTTTGAAAAAAGAATTTACCTTACCTACTGTTTCTCAAACAGTAATATGTACAAGAATAGAAGGAAGAACTCCTGTTCCTGAAAAAGAAAGCTTAGAAAGTTTAGCAAAACATAGAGCTTCTATGGCAATATTTTTATCAGTTCATATGATAGATAAAGTTGTTGAAACTCTAGCTACTTCTTATCCTATGACAACACCTGTGGCAGTTGTTCAAAGAGCTAGCTGGCCTGATCAAAAAATAGTTTTAGGTACTCTTGAAACTATTGAACAAAAAGTTAAAGAAGCAGGAATAAACAAAACTGCACAAATATTAGTTGGAGATTTTTTAGGTAATGAATATGAAAAATCTAAATTATATGATAAATATTTTACTCATGAATATAGAGAAGCTGTAAAAAAATAA